Sequence from the Caretta caretta isolate rCarCar2 chromosome 8, rCarCar1.hap1, whole genome shotgun sequence genome:
GCGCATTATCCAataggatatgcagaaccataacctgcaagaaaagcaaaaccaggcgaggaggaggcgaCTGCGGCACGGTGACGAGAgagatgaggacatggacattgacttctcacaaagtacgggcccctgcaatATGCACATCCTGGTGTCAATTGGGTAGGTTCATggcgtggaacgccgattctgggcccgggaaacaagcacagagtcgtgggaccacatagtgttgcaggtctgggacaattcccagtggctgcaaaactttcgcatgcgtaagggcactttcatggaactttgtgacttgctttcccctgccctgaagcgcaagaatatcaagatgagagcagccctcacagttcacaagcgagtggcaatagccctctggatgcttgcaacaccagacagctaccggtcagtctggaatcaatttggagtgggcaaatctactgttggggctgctgtgatgcaagtagccagtgctatcactgagctgctgctatcaagggtagtgactctgggaaatgtgcaggtcatagtggatggttttgctgcaatggcattccctaattgtggtggggcggtagatggaacccatatccctattttgggaccagagcaccaaggcagcaagtacctaaaccgaaaggggtacttttcaatggtgctgcaagcactggtggatcacaagggacatttcaccaacatcaacatgggatggctgggaaaggtacatggcgctcgcatcttcaggaactctggtctgtttcaactgctgcaggaagggacttacttcccagaccagaaaataaccgttagggatgttgaaatgcctatagttatccttggggacccagcctaccccttaatgccatggctcatgaagccatacacaggcatcttggacagtagtcaggacctgttcaactataggctgagcaagtgcagaatggtggtagaatgtgcatttgggcatataaaagcgcgctggcgcagtttactgactcggttagacctcagcaaaaccaatattcccattgttattacttcttgctgtgcgctccacaatatctgtgagagtaagggggagacgtttatggtggggtgggaggttaaggcaaatcgcctggccgctgattacacgcagccagacaccaggacggttagaagagtataggagggtgcggtgcgcatcagagaagctttgagaaccagtttcaggaatggccaggctatggtgtgaaagttctgtttgtttcaccTTGAtggaaccccccctccccacccccccggttTCACtttactttcctgtaagctaagcaccctcccctccccaccccactgcgatcaccgctttcagaggcaataaagtcattgttgcttcacattcatgcattgtttatttattcatcacacaaatagggggataactgccaaggtagcccgggaggggtggtggaggagggaagcaagtggtggggtggtggaggagggaaggtagggtggggggagggatagctcagtggtttgagcactggcctgctaaacccagggttgtgagttcaatctttgagggggccatttaggaatctggggcaaaaattggggattggtcctgctttgagcagggggttggactagatgacctcctgaggtcccttccaaccctgatattctatgaatctatgacaaggccacacagcactttaaaacttattgaatgccagccttctgttgcttgggcagtcctctggggtggagtggctgggtggccagaggccccctcACTGTGTTCTTGAGCGTCTGGGTGATGAGGCTaaggaacttggggaggagggcggatggttacacaggggctgtagtggcgttCTGTGCTCctactgcctttcctgcagctcaaccatacgctggagcatatgagttttaTCCTCTGGCAGCCTGAGcatgactcctgccttctttcagcaaactgacaccacctaccatcttcagcccgccacctctccttgcggtcatattgtgttttcctgcactctgagattctCTACCTccatattttgctgtgctctgtcagtgtgggagtaCAGCATGAAATACAGAGAGACAGGGCTAAATGCTCAGCTGGTGAAAACTGGTGTCACTCCTGAGGCACGGCCTCTGCCCTTCAGATGTTAAACTGATACTACTCAAATAAATAAAGGCTTTTACATATAGTTTTAGCTTCCCTGAGTGGAtgggaagaaaagaggaaaaatggtATGGAGAGAAAGAATATGCCCCTCTTTTGTTAGGCGCTCAGTTGAGGTTTGAGGAGAGGGCACTAAAAATATAACAGTACAAATAACAGGTTCTCTCTAGTCTGTAGTGTCTTCAACCCAAGCCATACAAGGCTTATCATTTCTCTTGCAATCCCCTCTAAAGATGTATCTTTTCTGGTCAGTCCCTGTCTTCTACTGTGACATAAATTgagagcactttaaaaaaaatgactgaaattcggtgttgtttcttttaaaatgcattttcagtATCTTCCCATTCCACATGGACTGAATGGAATTGATTTCACTCGCTGCCACTGTACTATCATCCCATTCTTCCTTCATATCAAGGAGAAAGTTAATTTTCACTCTGGCAGGCAGCCTATTAAATTGAAAAAGCAGCTGACATAAGGATAAACATCCTAAACCTCGGACATCAGCAAGGACAACAAGAAGGTCAGATAAGTTTGATAGGAATGTGATTGACTTCTTTACTCTTTTGATGAGAGAGAAGTTTCCTCCTTAAGCATAGTCTAGACACATACTTCACAATAGGTGACAGTTCCTAGTACATAAGGAGGAAAGATCTGAATGGGGTTAAACTGTTTCAAATATTACAGGGAAGATCTAGGGGGAATTGCATTTAAATGGAAGACTAAATACAGTAGATGAGACAGAGTAATATAGACCCTTGGCAGTACAAAGGGATAAGTAGACATTTAAACAGGAAGCATAAATGCCCTGTTTTCAAAAGGGTAACATGTGCAAACCTTTTGCACTTGAAAATTCATGTGCATTGTGGTTGGCATACCAAGGTCATGCTCAGTGCTAGCTCTGTCATGCAGACTTGTGTGTAAAATTAATTCTCCAATTGTGGATCTCCAGAGTGCTGACTTCCTAGAAAGATGATGTcatgtcaaaatatttttcttccaacAGGTCGCTGATTATTATTTCTGATTCTGGTCCAAGCCAAGATCAgtgctccactgtgctaggtgctgcacatacACCTGGAGACAGTTCATGCCCCAAGAGATGACCATcgaaacagacaagacaaacaaatgcaaaaaaaggAAGTAGTGTTATCCCCCTTTTAGAGAGGGGGAACAGAGGCATGGAAATTAAATAACTTACCCAGAGTCATGCGGAAAGgctgtggcagagtcagaaatcaAACCCAGGTTTCTTTGAGTCTACGTCCAGTACCTTAATCACAATACCAAACTTAATTGCTTACGTATAATTTTCCTAAGATTTCAGGTATGTGAACAGTAGTGGAATTCATTGTGCCTGGGTGTGAAGATATTTGCACATGCATCCGATAACCTGGGTTTTCTTCTGTGGTCTGTAGCTTAATTTCTCACTGTCAGCAAGAACATTTTATTATGGCCCTGCTTCATTGTAAATGTGCCCTTGATAAAGGTTCCAGAGATGGTGTGTGCCCAGGAGCTGCTTGTTTCCTCACTTTGATTCAACTGATCAGCCCTGGTATAAATGCAGTATTTGGAAGTCAGCTCGGCCCTTATGTATGAAGGCTATTTCTGTGGTTT
This genomic interval carries:
- the KCNIP1 gene encoding A-type potassium channel modulatory protein KCNIP1 isoform X1, which encodes MRKGTFMELCDLLSPALKRKNIKMRAALTVHKRVAIALWMLATPDSYRSVWNQFGVGKSTVGAAVMQVASAITELLLSRVVTLGNVQVIVDGFAAMAFPNCGGAVDGTHIPILGPEHQGSKYLNRKGYFSMVLQALVDHKGHFTNINMGWLGKVHGARIFRNSGLFQLLQEGTYFPDQKITVRDVEMPIVILGDPAYPLMPWLMKPYTGILDSSQDLFNYRLSKCRMVVECAFGHIKARWRSLLTRLDLSKTNIPIVITSCCALHNICESKGETFMVGWEVKANRLAADYTQPDTRTVRRV